The genomic interval TTCAACGCGCTGCTGGCGCCCTATGGCGCGGCCTCGGTCGGGGAGATCGGCGATAGCGAACGGGCGCTGGAATTGCTGGAGGAATATACCGGCGCGCCCGAAGGTGGCGACAGCAAGCGGTTGCAGATGTCCTATGTCTTCGACTTCCTGTCGGGCGACGATCTGAAAGCGCAGCGCGTGGTCGATGTGTTTGCCGATCTGGACCGGGTGGCGCCGAATTCCTGGCCCTGCTGGGCGATGTCGAACCATGATGTCGTCCGCCATGCCTCGCGCTGGAACCTCTCGGATGAGGCGATCAAGGCCTATTGCACGGTGATGATGTGCCTGCGCGGCTCGGTCTGTCTGTATCAGGGCGAAGAGTTGGGCCTGCCCGAGGCGGAATTGCAGTTCGAGGATCTGCAGGACCCCTATGGCATCGAATTCTGGCCGGAATTCAAGGGCCGCGACGGGTGCCGCACGCCGATGGTCTGGGATCTGGGCGTGAATGGCGGCTTTTCGACCGCAAAGCCCTGGCTGCCCGTCCCGCATGAGCATCTGCTGCGCACCCCGGCCTCGCAGGAAGAGGATGAGAATTCGGTCCTGCACCATTATCGCAAGGCCATCGCCCTGCGCGACCGCCATGCGGCGCTGAAACATGGTCGGCAATTCGATATGCGGGCGGATGGCCCCGTGCTGTCCTTCACGCGCGAAGCAGAGGGGAAAAGCGTGCATCTGCGGGCCAATCTGTCCGATGCGGCGGCGGGGGATCTGCAGCCCTGGCAGGTTGAACTGACCTATTCCTGAGCGCGCAATCATCCTGCCCCGGCCTGTCCGGGGCAGGATTGCGCAATGTTAGAACGCAATTTCCAGAATCGGGGTTGCCGTTCCCCGAAATTGCGCGGAACCTGTTTTCTGCAACATTTCAAAAGGTGGCGCGGCGTCGGGATGCTGTCCTGAGTCCTTGTTTTCATGTTGAAGTTCCGGGCGTTTTTCGCGCTTGGACCGCGCCTTTGCCGCCAGAGCTTGTCGAAAGGAAAACGACATGCGAATTCTGCTTTCGCTTCTTTTTGCGGTGATCGGGGCCGTGCTGGCCGTGGGCGGGGTGCGCCTGGCCATGCTGGGCGGCAGCCCGTATTTCATCGTCTTTGGCGTCGTCATGGTGGTGACGGCCATCCTGATCCTGAATCGCAGCATCGCCGCACGCTGGCTTTATGCCCTGCTGCTGATCGGGCTGGCCGTGTGGTCATGGTCCGAGGTGGGCTATGACTGGTGGCCGCTGGCGTCCCGGATGGGGATGTTCCTGATTCTGGGGCTGCTTTTGCTGCTGCCCTATGGCGTTCGGGAACCGCGTTTCGAACGCGCCTGGCTGCCGCTGTTTCTTGTGACGGCTGTGATCGGGCTGGGCACGCTTGGCGCGCTGACGCAGGATAAATATGCGATCACGGGCGATCTGCCGACCGAAATTGCGAATGCCGATCCCGATATGGGTCCGGTGGCCGGGGATGAGGACTGGATCGCCTATGGCCGCACGCAATACGGTCAGCGCTTCTCTCCGATAGATCAGATCACGCCGGAAAACGTCACCCGGCTGGAGGCCGCCTGGAGCTATCAGACCGGCGATCTGAAACAGCCCGGCGATTCGGGTGAGTTCACCTATCAGGCGACCCCGATCAAGATCGGCAATACGCTGTATCTGTGTACGCCGCATAACTGGGCGATTGCGCTGGATGCGGATAGCGGGGCGGAAAAATGGGTCTACAAGGCCAATATCCAGCCCGATGCCAACCGTCAGCATCAGACCTGCCGTGGTGTCAGCTACTGGCCCGGCGATGACAGCAGGGCAGTCGCCGAAACCCCGGCCGCCATTCCCGATGCGCGGGTGCAGCATCCGGCCCGTCCGGCGCTCAGCAACGTCACAGGCACGACCGGCAGTTGCGAAACGCGGATTTTCATGCCGACCTCGGACGCGCATCTTCTGGCCCTTGACCCTGAAACGGGCGCGCTGTGTCAGGACTTTGCCGATAACGGCGCGCTGAACCTGATGCATAACATGCCCTACAAGCAGGACGGCTATTACTATTCGACCTCTCCGCCGGTGATCGTCGGCAACACGCTGGTGATCGCGGGTGCGGTGAATGACAATTACAATGTCGATGAACCCTCGGGTGTCGTGCGCGCCTATGACACGCGCGACGGTCGGCTGCTGTGGAACTGGGATTCGGGCAATCCAACCGAAACCGCGCCCTTTGACGTGAATGATCCCGATCAGGTCTATGCGACCTCTTCGCCCAACAGCTGGGCCCCGCTGAGCGCGGATCCCACGCTGGGCATGGTCTATCTGCCGATGGGGAACCGCACGCCCGACCAGCTGGGCATGTATCGCAGCGAGGCCGAGGAAACCTATGCCACCTCGGTCACCGCGCTGGATCTGGAAACGGGTCAGGTCCGCTGGGTGCACCAATTCGTACATCACGATCTGTGGGACATGGACACCCCGGCACAGCCGACGCTGATCGACCTTGATCTGCCTCAGGGGCGTGTGCCCGCGCTGGTGCAACCGACCAAGCAGGGCGATGTCTATGTGCTGAACCGCGAGACGGGCGAGGCGATCCTGCCGGTGTCCGAGGTCAGCGTCTCGACCGACACCATCCCCGAGGATTTCGCCTCGCCCACGCAGCCGGTATCGGCGCTGAGCTTCAATCCCGAGCCGCTGACCGAGGAACGGATGTGGGGTGCCACGGCAATCGACCAGATGATGTGCCGGATCGCCTTCCGCCAGCTTCGCTATGATGGCCGCTATACGCCGCCATCCCTGCAGGGCTCGATCGTCTATCCGGGGAATTTCGGGGTGTTCAACTGGGGCGGCATCGCGGTCGATCCACGCCGTCAGGTGATGTTCGGGATGCCATTGCAGCTGGCCTTCACCTCGAAGCTGATCCCGCAAGAGGAACTGGGCGATGTCGAAACCAATGTCGGCGAACAGGGCGTGAATTCCAACGAAGGCGCCCCCTATGCGGTCGAGATGGGCCCGTTCCTGTCGCCGCTGGGCATTCCCTGCCAGGCGCCGCCATGGGGATTCGTGGCGGGGGCCGATCTGCGCACGGGCAAGATCGCGTGGAAGCACAAGAACGGCACGACCCGCGACATGACGCCAGTTCCGCTGCCGCTGCCCTTGGGCATGCCGGGCATCGGCGGGCCGATCATCACCGGAGGCGGGGTGGCGTTCATGGCCGCTGCGACCGACGATGTTCTGCGCGCCTATGATCTGACCAGCGGCGAAGAGCTGTGGCAGACGGACCTGCCCGCAGGTGGTCAGGCCACGCCGATGACCTATCTGGACAGTCAGGGCCGGCAGATGATCGTGCAGGTCGCGGGCGGGCATGGCTCGATCGGGACGAAACAGGGCGATTATGTCCAGGCATGGCGGTTGCCCGCCGAATAAGGCCGTGGCCGGATTGGCTATAGCCTAATTTGCGCGGCGGCGCTTATAGTGATGCATACCCACGGATGAGGAGCCGTCAGGTATGCGTCACGCAGATTTCGTCGCCGCGCAATCGCGATCCAAGACCGCCTCATCGGCGCTGACGGCGTCATGGCGCAGGTCGATGGTGAAACACGGGCTTGATCCCGCCGATTGCCGGGCGCCCGAACGGCTGAGCGATGCGGAACTTGTGCTGCGTCGTGAAATGCTTGACCCGTTCCTGCGCGTGGCCGGCCCCCAGCTTGATCACCTTTACAGCCTGATCGGTGCCTCTGGCTGCATGGTCCTGCTGACCGACAGCGATGGGCTGGTGTTGGAGCACAGGGCCAGCGATGCCGATGTCAGACAGTTTCAGGACTGGGGGTTGAGCAAGGGCACCGATTGGTCCGAAGC from Paracoccus fistulariae carries:
- a CDS encoding alpha-amylase family glycosyl hydrolase yields the protein MTQTATNWWKGGVIYQIYPRSFQDTTGDGIGDLAGITQRLPYVASLGVDAIWISPFFTSPMKDFGYDVSDYRGIDPLFGAMDDFDRLVARAHELGLKVVIDLVLSHSSDQHPWFAESRASRDNDKADWYVWADPKPDGTVPNNWLSIFGGSAWQWDARREQYYLHNFLASQPDLNFHNPDVQEAILDVARFWLEKGVDGFRLDTVNFYVHDKQLRDNPPLPPEQRKSDTAPAVNPYNHQSHRFDKSQPENLAFLERFNALLAPYGAASVGEIGDSERALELLEEYTGAPEGGDSKRLQMSYVFDFLSGDDLKAQRVVDVFADLDRVAPNSWPCWAMSNHDVVRHASRWNLSDEAIKAYCTVMMCLRGSVCLYQGEELGLPEAELQFEDLQDPYGIEFWPEFKGRDGCRTPMVWDLGVNGGFSTAKPWLPVPHEHLLRTPASQEEDENSVLHHYRKAIALRDRHAALKHGRQFDMRADGPVLSFTREAEGKSVHLRANLSDAAAGDLQPWQVELTYS
- a CDS encoding membrane-bound PQQ-dependent dehydrogenase, glucose/quinate/shikimate family, with translation MRILLSLLFAVIGAVLAVGGVRLAMLGGSPYFIVFGVVMVVTAILILNRSIAARWLYALLLIGLAVWSWSEVGYDWWPLASRMGMFLILGLLLLLPYGVREPRFERAWLPLFLVTAVIGLGTLGALTQDKYAITGDLPTEIANADPDMGPVAGDEDWIAYGRTQYGQRFSPIDQITPENVTRLEAAWSYQTGDLKQPGDSGEFTYQATPIKIGNTLYLCTPHNWAIALDADSGAEKWVYKANIQPDANRQHQTCRGVSYWPGDDSRAVAETPAAIPDARVQHPARPALSNVTGTTGSCETRIFMPTSDAHLLALDPETGALCQDFADNGALNLMHNMPYKQDGYYYSTSPPVIVGNTLVIAGAVNDNYNVDEPSGVVRAYDTRDGRLLWNWDSGNPTETAPFDVNDPDQVYATSSPNSWAPLSADPTLGMVYLPMGNRTPDQLGMYRSEAEETYATSVTALDLETGQVRWVHQFVHHDLWDMDTPAQPTLIDLDLPQGRVPALVQPTKQGDVYVLNRETGEAILPVSEVSVSTDTIPEDFASPTQPVSALSFNPEPLTEERMWGATAIDQMMCRIAFRQLRYDGRYTPPSLQGSIVYPGNFGVFNWGGIAVDPRRQVMFGMPLQLAFTSKLIPQEELGDVETNVGEQGVNSNEGAPYAVEMGPFLSPLGIPCQAPPWGFVAGADLRTGKIAWKHKNGTTRDMTPVPLPLPLGMPGIGGPIITGGGVAFMAAATDDVLRAYDLTSGEELWQTDLPAGGQATPMTYLDSQGRQMIVQVAGGHGSIGTKQGDYVQAWRLPAE